From one Comamonas piscis genomic stretch:
- a CDS encoding Smr/MutS family protein produces the protein MSKQDKTRSLASLRELKQLRKALTALQAEQAAQRQLQEQARQQAMRQAERDRQLFRQTVGAVRPLPSSDLVPAEPALPDPLPLQHWADEKRVLLEAMSDEFDASTLLDTDDQLSFRRKGIGRDVVHKLRAGSWTIQRQIDLHGFRTDEAREALGAFIRQAQRQGLRCVRVVHGKGLGSPGRMPVLKGRVHSWLVQKNEVLAFVQARPVDGGAGALVVLLRAAAMTTSAVQVADALLEMQSIAQQAAAAPAPDPVVAQVATWAAQYRSSKPKR, from the coding sequence GTGAGCAAACAGGACAAGACCCGCAGCCTGGCATCCCTGCGGGAGCTCAAGCAGCTGCGCAAGGCGCTGACGGCCTTGCAGGCCGAGCAAGCGGCCCAGCGCCAGCTGCAGGAGCAGGCCCGGCAGCAGGCCATGCGCCAGGCCGAGCGCGACCGCCAGCTGTTCCGGCAAACCGTGGGCGCCGTGCGCCCGCTGCCTAGCAGCGACCTGGTGCCCGCCGAACCCGCCCTGCCCGATCCCTTGCCGCTGCAACATTGGGCCGATGAGAAAAGGGTGCTGCTCGAAGCGATGAGCGACGAGTTCGATGCCAGCACCTTGCTCGATACCGACGACCAGCTGAGTTTTCGCCGCAAAGGCATTGGCCGCGATGTGGTCCACAAGCTGCGCGCTGGTAGCTGGACCATCCAGCGCCAGATCGACCTGCATGGCTTTCGCACCGACGAGGCGCGCGAGGCGCTGGGCGCCTTTATCCGCCAAGCCCAACGCCAAGGCCTGCGCTGCGTGCGCGTAGTGCATGGCAAGGGCCTGGGCTCGCCCGGGCGCATGCCGGTGCTCAAAGGCCGGGTACACAGCTGGCTGGTGCAGAAGAATGAGGTGCTGGCCTTTGTCCAGGCCCGCCCGGTGGATGGCGGCGCCGGCGCCCTGGTGGTGTTGCTGCGCGCCGCCGCAATGACGACCAGTGCCGTTCAGGTGGCCGATGCGCTGCTGGAGATGCAGTCCATCGCCCAGCAAGCCGCCGCTGCGCCCGCGCCGGACCCGGTGGTCGCTCAGGTTGCCACCTGGGCGGCGCAGTACCGCAGCAGCAAGCCCAAGCGCTGA
- the radC gene encoding RadC family protein, producing the protein MPLTDLPLNCRPREKLLSRGAATLSDAELLAIVLRTGMAGKSVLQWAAELLAPRQADALGSFGGLNGLLQASSAELAKVKGLGPAKRAELIAVLELARRAMAQQLQQRTPLDSAATVKAYVQLHLAHKQHEVFAVLFLDSQHQLIALEELFRGTLGQASVYPREVAVRALHHHCAAVILAHNHPSGQVQPSQADKQLTHSLKAALSLVDVRVLDHIIVGPGAALSMAEEGEM; encoded by the coding sequence ATGCCGCTTACCGACCTCCCGCTGAACTGCCGCCCCCGTGAAAAACTGCTCAGCCGAGGCGCTGCGACACTGAGCGATGCCGAGCTGCTGGCGATTGTGCTGCGCACCGGCATGGCCGGCAAAAGCGTGCTGCAGTGGGCGGCCGAGCTGCTGGCGCCCCGCCAGGCCGATGCCCTGGGTAGCTTTGGCGGCCTCAACGGCCTGCTGCAGGCCAGCAGCGCCGAGCTGGCCAAGGTCAAAGGCCTGGGCCCCGCCAAGCGGGCCGAGCTGATCGCGGTGCTGGAGCTGGCGCGCCGGGCCATGGCCCAGCAGCTGCAGCAGCGCACGCCGCTCGACAGTGCGGCCACCGTCAAAGCCTATGTGCAGCTGCACCTGGCCCACAAACAGCATGAGGTGTTTGCGGTGCTGTTTCTCGACAGCCAGCACCAGTTGATTGCGCTGGAGGAATTGTTCCGGGGCACCTTGGGCCAGGCCAGCGTCTACCCCCGCGAGGTGGCGGTGCGCGCACTCCACCACCATTGCGCGGCCGTGATTCTGGCGCACAATCACCCCAGCGGTCAGGTCCAGCCCAGCCAGGCGGACAAGCAACTGACGCACAGCCTCAAGGCCGCCCTGTCCTTGGTCGATGTGCGGGTGCTGGACCATATTATTGTTGGGCCCGGTGCAGCGCTGTCGATGGCCGAGGAAGGTGAGATGTGA
- a CDS encoding FKBP-type peptidyl-prolyl cis-trans isomerase: MTTPMAPVTPLPTDAPVVQPGSFLTLHYRLAGPAGDVINTFEGKPATLSLGMGELSPSVENLLLGLPEGTHATFHVPAGEAFGERNPEMVQWVARRLLNELGDPLEQYTLGDVVQFPTPDGSNTYAGVAMQVRDDGAVQFDFNHPLASQPVTFEVKLIGVL, encoded by the coding sequence ATGACTACTCCGATGGCCCCCGTGACGCCGCTGCCTACCGATGCGCCAGTGGTACAACCCGGATCGTTTCTGACCTTGCACTACCGCCTGGCTGGCCCGGCGGGCGATGTGATCAACACCTTTGAAGGCAAGCCCGCGACCCTGTCGCTGGGCATGGGCGAGTTGTCGCCGTCGGTCGAGAACCTGCTGCTGGGCCTGCCCGAGGGCACGCATGCGACCTTCCATGTGCCTGCAGGTGAGGCCTTTGGCGAGCGGAACCCCGAGATGGTGCAGTGGGTGGCGCGCCGTTTGCTGAACGAGCTGGGCGATCCGCTGGAGCAGTACACGCTGGGCGATGTGGTGCAGTTTCCCACGCCTGATGGCAGCAATACCTATGCCGGCGTGGCGATGCAGGTGCGCGACGATGGCGCGGTGCAATTTGACTTCAACCACCCGCTGGCCAGCCAGCCGGTGACCTTTGAAGTCAAGCTGATCGGGGTGCTCTGA
- the ispH gene encoding 4-hydroxy-3-methylbut-2-enyl diphosphate reductase — translation MLRPQEIVLAEPRGFCAGVDRAIEIVERAIEKFGAPIYVRHEIVHNTYVVNDLKAKGAIFIEELDDVPPGATLIFSAHGVSKAVQREAERRGFSIFDATCPLVTKVHVEVAKLAKEGYEFIMIGHKGHPEVEGTMGQLSEGIHLVEEVGDVAHVNPSQTEKLAVVTQTTLSVDDAAEISAAVKLRFPQIREPKQQDICYATQNRQDAIKVMSPQVDLVIVVGSPTSSNSNRLRELAVKLGTPGYMVDNADELKPEWFDGIARVGLTAGASAPEVLVKQVIERIKMLGATSVRKMDGIEETVKFPLPKGLKIDVGGLEISARSPETGR, via the coding sequence ATGTTGCGGCCCCAGGAAATCGTCTTGGCCGAACCCCGTGGCTTTTGCGCGGGTGTGGACCGGGCCATCGAGATCGTCGAGCGGGCGATCGAGAAGTTTGGTGCACCAATCTATGTGCGCCATGAGATCGTGCACAACACCTATGTGGTCAACGACCTGAAGGCCAAGGGCGCGATCTTCATCGAAGAGCTGGACGATGTGCCGCCCGGCGCCACCTTGATCTTCTCGGCCCATGGCGTGAGCAAGGCCGTGCAGCGCGAGGCCGAGCGCCGTGGCTTCAGCATTTTTGATGCCACCTGCCCGCTGGTGACCAAGGTCCATGTGGAAGTGGCCAAGCTGGCCAAAGAGGGTTATGAGTTCATCATGATCGGTCACAAGGGACACCCCGAGGTCGAAGGCACGATGGGCCAGCTGTCCGAGGGCATCCACCTGGTCGAAGAGGTGGGCGATGTGGCCCATGTGAACCCCAGCCAGACGGAAAAACTGGCCGTGGTGACCCAGACCACGTTGAGCGTGGACGATGCCGCCGAGATCTCGGCCGCCGTCAAGCTGCGCTTTCCGCAGATCCGCGAGCCCAAGCAGCAAGACATTTGTTATGCGACGCAGAACCGCCAGGATGCCATCAAGGTGATGAGCCCCCAGGTGGATCTGGTGATCGTCGTGGGCAGCCCCACCAGCTCCAACAGCAACCGCCTGCGCGAGCTGGCCGTCAAGCTGGGTACGCCGGGCTATATGGTGGACAACGCCGATGAGCTGAAGCCCGAGTGGTTTGACGGCATCGCCCGCGTGGGCCTCACTGCCGGTGCCTCGGCCCCCGAGGTGCTGGTCAAACAGGTGATTGAGCGCATCAAGATGCTGGGCGCTACCTCGGTGCGCAAGATGGATGGCATCGAAGAGACCGTCAAGTTTCCGCTGCCCAAGGGCCTGAAAATCGATGTCGGCGGCCTGGAGATCTCTGCACGATCTCCGGAGACGGGTCGCTGA
- the serS gene encoding serine--tRNA ligase, protein MLDILLLRKDLDSVIARLQTRKSPQAFLNVEAFKALEAERKTIQTRTEELQSKRNQLSKQIGMLMGKGEKDAAEAAKGDVAAMKTELEQSATRLDELQTELHAMLVALPNLPHESVPVGEDESANVEVRRWGTARSFDFEIKDHVDVGTPLGLDFEAGVKLTGSRFTVMKGPIARLHRALAQFMIDLQTEQHGYTECYVPYIVNSDSLKGTGQLPKFEGDLFAANKGGQDAEPVPDTAALYLIPTSEVPLTNLVRDEVLSEDQLPIKLTAHSPCFRSEAGSAGRDTRGLIRQHQFDKVEMVQVVHPDKSYEALEEMTRHAEDVLQRLGLPYRVLSLSTGDMGFGAAKTYDLEVWLPAQNTYREISSVSNCEAFQARRMQARFKNAQGKNELVHTLNGSGLAVGRTLVAVLENYQNADGTVTVPDALQPYMGGVAVLKV, encoded by the coding sequence ATGCTTGATATTTTGTTGCTTCGCAAAGACCTGGACTCGGTCATCGCCCGCCTGCAGACCCGCAAGAGCCCCCAGGCATTTCTGAATGTAGAAGCCTTCAAGGCGCTGGAAGCGGAACGCAAGACCATCCAGACCCGCACCGAAGAGCTGCAGAGCAAGCGCAACCAGCTGTCCAAGCAAATTGGCATGCTGATGGGCAAGGGCGAGAAAGACGCCGCCGAAGCCGCCAAGGGCGACGTGGCCGCGATGAAGACCGAGCTGGAGCAATCGGCCACCCGCTTGGACGAACTGCAGACCGAGCTGCATGCCATGCTGGTCGCCCTGCCCAACCTGCCGCACGAGAGCGTGCCGGTGGGCGAGGACGAGTCGGCCAATGTCGAAGTGCGCCGCTGGGGCACGGCCCGCAGCTTTGATTTCGAGATCAAGGACCATGTCGACGTCGGCACGCCCCTGGGCTTGGATTTTGAAGCTGGCGTCAAGCTGACGGGGTCGCGCTTCACCGTGATGAAGGGCCCTATCGCCCGCCTGCACCGCGCGCTGGCGCAGTTCATGATTGACCTGCAGACCGAGCAGCATGGCTACACCGAATGCTATGTGCCCTACATCGTCAACAGCGACTCGCTCAAGGGCACGGGCCAGCTGCCCAAGTTCGAAGGGGACCTGTTTGCCGCCAACAAGGGTGGCCAGGATGCCGAGCCGGTGCCCGACACCGCCGCGCTCTACCTGATCCCGACCTCGGAAGTGCCGCTGACCAACCTGGTGCGCGACGAGGTGCTGAGCGAAGACCAGCTGCCGATCAAGCTGACGGCGCACAGCCCTTGCTTCCGCTCGGAAGCGGGCTCGGCCGGCCGCGATACGCGCGGTCTGATCCGCCAGCATCAGTTCGACAAGGTCGAGATGGTGCAGGTGGTACACCCGGACAAGAGCTACGAAGCGCTGGAAGAGATGACCCGCCATGCCGAAGACGTGCTGCAACGCCTGGGCCTGCCGTACCGTGTGCTGTCGCTGTCGACCGGCGACATGGGCTTTGGCGCTGCCAAGACCTATGACCTGGAAGTCTGGCTGCCCGCGCAGAACACCTACCGCGAAATCAGCTCGGTCAGCAACTGCGAAGCCTTCCAGGCCCGCCGCATGCAGGCCCGCTTCAAGAATGCGCAAGGCAAGAACGAGCTGGTCCACACCTTGAACGGCTCGGGCCTGGCCGTGGGCCGCACCCTGGTCGCCGTGCTGGAGAACTACCAGAACGCCGATGGCACCGTGACCGTGCCTGATGCACTGCAGCCCTACATGGGTGGTGTGGCCGTGCTGAAAGTCTAA
- a CDS encoding type 1 glutamine amidotransferase, with protein sequence MKPVAILQHENSQGPGVLLDHLQQHGIPYALITPCDEGIAAMRARDYRGIVVLGSNHCANEQLRWIEQERCLLQNALAAEVPVLGHCFGAQMLARAMGARVWRNPCANIGWSRVWITPQAQACMDLPAEATLFNWHYDSFEIPQGASRSMYGAHCLNKGFVHGPHWAFQGHLEVTAQSVRDWCEEGAPELRSAAGPAVQSQAQILAQLPQYIRQLHQIAARTYSAWTAQLPRPRLFYMPVWGEARLALA encoded by the coding sequence ATGAAACCTGTCGCCATCCTCCAGCATGAAAACTCGCAGGGCCCCGGCGTCTTGCTCGACCATTTGCAGCAGCACGGCATCCCGTATGCCTTGATCACGCCCTGCGACGAGGGCATCGCTGCGATGCGGGCGCGTGATTACCGAGGCATCGTCGTGCTTGGCAGCAACCATTGCGCCAATGAGCAGCTGCGCTGGATCGAGCAGGAACGCTGCCTGCTGCAAAACGCCCTGGCTGCGGAGGTGCCCGTGCTCGGCCACTGCTTTGGCGCGCAGATGCTGGCCCGGGCCATGGGCGCGCGCGTCTGGCGCAACCCCTGCGCCAACATCGGCTGGAGCCGCGTCTGGATCACCCCGCAGGCGCAGGCCTGCATGGACCTGCCCGCCGAGGCCACCCTCTTCAACTGGCACTACGACAGCTTTGAGATTCCGCAAGGCGCCAGCCGCAGCATGTACGGCGCCCATTGCCTCAACAAGGGCTTTGTGCATGGGCCGCACTGGGCTTTTCAAGGCCATCTGGAGGTCACCGCCCAGAGCGTGCGTGACTGGTGCGAGGAAGGCGCGCCCGAGTTGCGCAGCGCCGCTGGCCCCGCCGTGCAAAGCCAGGCGCAGATCCTGGCACAGTTGCCCCAGTACATCCGCCAGCTGCACCAGATCGCCGCGCGCACCTACAGCGCCTGGACGGCACAGTTGCCGCGCCCGCGACTGTTTTACATGCCCGTATGGGGAGAAGCGCGCCTGGCGCTGGCATGA
- the yghU gene encoding glutathione-dependent disulfide-bond oxidoreductase: MSDQPYQPPKVWTWDKGNGGAFAHINRPEAGATHDKVLPVGEHPLQLYSLGTPNGVKVTILLEELLELGIAEAEYDAWLINIGEGDQFGSGFVEVNPNSKIPALLDRSGSTPVRVFESGSILMHLAEKFGQFLPKEGAARTEVLNWLFWQVGSAAFLGGGFGHFYAYAPEKMAYPINRYAMEVKRQLDVLNRQLAEQRFIAGSDYSIADMAAWPWYGALMNNEVYNAAEFLDVGAYAHVRRWTDEIGQRPAVQRGQRVNRIRGDAPMPERHSAADFDR; this comes from the coding sequence ATGTCGGATCAACCCTACCAACCGCCCAAAGTCTGGACCTGGGACAAAGGCAACGGAGGCGCCTTCGCCCATATCAACCGCCCCGAAGCGGGTGCCACGCATGACAAGGTACTGCCCGTGGGCGAGCACCCCTTGCAGCTGTATTCGCTGGGAACGCCCAATGGCGTCAAGGTGACGATCCTGCTCGAAGAGCTGCTGGAGCTGGGCATTGCCGAGGCCGAGTACGACGCCTGGCTGATCAATATCGGCGAGGGCGATCAATTTGGCAGCGGCTTTGTCGAGGTCAATCCCAATTCCAAGATCCCCGCGCTGCTGGACCGCAGTGGCAGCACGCCTGTGCGGGTGTTCGAGTCAGGCTCCATCCTCATGCACCTGGCCGAAAAGTTTGGCCAGTTCCTGCCCAAGGAGGGCGCAGCCCGCACCGAGGTGCTGAACTGGCTGTTCTGGCAGGTCGGCAGTGCCGCCTTTTTGGGCGGTGGTTTTGGCCACTTCTATGCCTATGCGCCGGAGAAGATGGCCTACCCGATCAACCGCTATGCGATGGAGGTCAAGCGCCAGCTCGATGTGCTGAACCGCCAGCTGGCCGAGCAGCGCTTTATCGCCGGCAGCGACTACAGCATTGCCGACATGGCCGCATGGCCCTGGTATGGCGCGCTGATGAACAACGAGGTCTACAACGCGGCCGAGTTTTTGGATGTGGGCGCCTATGCGCATGTGCGCCGCTGGACCGATGAGATCGGGCAGCGTCCTGCCGTGCAACGCGGCCAGCGCGTGAACCGCATCCGGGGTGATGCACCGATGCCCGAGCGGCACAGCGCGGCGGACTTTGACCGCTAA
- a CDS encoding ribosomal protein L7/L12, with product MSTPIPAHIASLWRNNDKIAAIKRLREESGMGLAEAKHALESQLDGDDGLEPPRDGEAMRTAIEAALARGDKIVAIKLLKDATGIGLKEAKDRIESGDPQQWLVPANTAMPNTNTPAEPAAAAWMAPGHEPGRVRSSGAWTAAFVVVLVLVLAGWYFLRA from the coding sequence ATGTCCACGCCCATCCCTGCCCATATCGCCTCCCTCTGGCGCAATAACGACAAGATTGCCGCCATCAAGCGGCTGCGCGAAGAAAGCGGCATGGGCCTGGCAGAGGCCAAGCACGCGCTGGAATCGCAGCTCGATGGGGACGATGGCCTGGAGCCGCCGCGCGATGGTGAGGCCATGCGTACCGCCATCGAGGCCGCCCTGGCGCGGGGCGACAAGATTGTCGCCATCAAGCTGCTCAAGGATGCCACCGGCATCGGTCTGAAAGAAGCCAAGGACCGCATCGAATCGGGTGATCCGCAGCAGTGGCTGGTGCCGGCCAACACCGCCATGCCCAACACCAACACGCCAGCAGAACCCGCCGCCGCTGCCTGGATGGCCCCCGGCCACGAGCCCGGCCGGGTGCGCAGCTCGGGCGCCTGGACGGCAGCGTTCGTCGTGGTGCTGGTACTGGTGCTGGCGGGCTGGTACTTCTTGCGCGCCTGA
- a CDS encoding NAD(P)-dependent oxidoreductase produces the protein MADKIGFIGLGRMGKPMAANLVKKGFSLVVHDLNPTAVKDLVAMGAQSASVPDMARDCRIIVTMLPSSVEVEQTALGENGIFAHAQPGSILMDMSTIDPLATDRLAQKAAAKGLTMVDAPVGRLAEHADRGESLFMVGASDADMAHVQPLLNAMGTTTHHCGPVGTGGRTKLVNNYLAVTLTQVNAEALALSQRFGLDITKTLQVLLGTSATNGQLRMNFANKVLLGDTSPGFTIDLAHKDMSLVIAAAHASKVPMPVAAAVHESYSLARASDHGSLDFSGMADVLCGLAGIDKPRVPKGWTPG, from the coding sequence ATGGCAGACAAGATCGGTTTTATCGGCCTGGGCCGGATGGGCAAGCCCATGGCCGCCAACCTCGTCAAAAAAGGGTTTAGCCTGGTCGTCCATGACCTGAACCCGACAGCAGTCAAGGACCTGGTGGCGATGGGCGCGCAAAGCGCCTCCGTGCCGGACATGGCCCGCGACTGCCGCATCATCGTCACCATGCTGCCCTCGTCGGTGGAGGTGGAGCAGACGGCGCTGGGCGAGAACGGCATCTTTGCGCATGCCCAGCCCGGCAGCATCCTGATGGACATGAGCACCATCGACCCGCTGGCGACCGACCGCTTGGCCCAAAAGGCCGCCGCCAAGGGCCTGACGATGGTGGATGCGCCCGTTGGCCGCCTGGCCGAGCATGCGGACCGGGGCGAATCGCTCTTTATGGTGGGTGCCAGCGATGCTGACATGGCACATGTACAGCCCTTGCTGAACGCGATGGGCACGACTACCCACCACTGCGGCCCAGTGGGCACGGGCGGCCGCACCAAGCTGGTCAACAATTACCTGGCCGTCACTCTCACCCAGGTGAATGCCGAGGCACTGGCGCTGTCGCAGCGCTTTGGCCTGGACATCACCAAGACCTTGCAGGTGCTGCTGGGCACCTCGGCCACCAATGGCCAGCTGCGCATGAACTTTGCCAACAAGGTGCTGCTGGGCGACACCAGCCCCGGCTTCACGATTGATCTGGCGCACAAAGACATGTCGTTGGTCATCGCCGCCGCCCATGCCAGCAAGGTGCCCATGCCGGTGGCCGCTGCCGTACACGAGTCCTACAGCCTGGCCCGCGCCAGCGATCATGGTAGCCTCGATTTCTCGGGCATGGCCGATGTGCTCTGCGGCCTGGCCGGCATCGACAAGCCGCGCGTGCCCAAGGGCTGGACGCCGGGTTAA
- a CDS encoding LysR family transcriptional regulator, translating to MRNLNLDQVQTLVAIADLGTFAAAAQALHLSPPAISLHIKELETRMDTALLLRGRRQAVLTAAGEVLVAHGRKLLEASDELIDLVQRRASGREGLVKVGVSAGVSTRLLPIMLEQLSQRSPGVEVKLEAVGSADAMQRLRAGSLDVAIVASPQPSSAEIVLTPWRNDPMVVLLPAAWKAPKRVTPDWLADKRWASFAPATQMHGLIAGWFGQAGHHPRPFLTLSYPGALKSLAAASQSAVILPLEEVEDQLQLPGVQVRQLWPRLMRPMAVAQRRDGSHNPAAAAVLEVLAAFALPR from the coding sequence ATGCGAAACCTTAACTTGGACCAGGTACAAACCTTGGTCGCCATTGCCGACCTGGGCACCTTTGCCGCTGCTGCACAGGCGCTGCACCTCTCACCACCGGCGATCAGCCTGCACATCAAAGAGCTGGAAACGCGCATGGACACGGCCCTGCTGCTGCGCGGCCGGCGCCAGGCGGTGCTCACGGCGGCGGGCGAGGTGCTGGTAGCGCATGGCCGCAAGCTGCTCGAGGCCAGCGATGAGCTGATCGACCTGGTGCAGCGCCGCGCCAGCGGCCGCGAAGGCCTGGTCAAGGTGGGCGTATCGGCAGGGGTCAGCACCCGGCTGCTGCCGATAATGCTGGAGCAACTAAGCCAGCGCAGCCCGGGGGTGGAGGTCAAGCTCGAGGCGGTGGGCTCGGCCGATGCGATGCAGCGCCTGCGTGCGGGCTCGCTGGATGTGGCGATTGTGGCCAGCCCCCAGCCCAGCAGCGCCGAGATTGTGCTGACGCCCTGGCGCAATGACCCGATGGTGGTGCTGCTACCCGCCGCCTGGAAAGCGCCTAAGCGGGTGACGCCAGACTGGCTGGCCGACAAGCGCTGGGCCTCGTTTGCACCCGCCACGCAGATGCATGGCCTGATTGCCGGCTGGTTTGGCCAGGCGGGCCACCACCCCCGGCCGTTTCTCACGCTCAGCTACCCAGGCGCGCTCAAAAGCCTGGCCGCTGCCAGCCAGAGCGCCGTCATCCTGCCGCTGGAAGAGGTCGAAGACCAGCTGCAACTGCCCGGCGTGCAGGTGCGCCAGCTCTGGCCCCGGCTGATGCGCCCGATGGCCGTAGCCCAGCGCCGCGATGGCAGCCACAACCCGGCCGCTGCTGCGGTGCTGGAGGTGCTGGCCGCCTTTGCGCTGCCCCGCTGA
- a CDS encoding ATP-binding cassette domain-containing protein: protein MTDTHLTLHGVSYSLPQGQPLFSDLHTRFDRQHTALVGRNGVGKTVLARLLAGQLAPTSGRISRAGHIHYLPQNLLAQQPGQSIAALAGLAPALAALQRIEQGSIDPQDFALLAERWDLRQQFQTLLQDSGLPALPADTPANTLSGGQAMRVALLGAELAQADFLILDEPSNHLDAAARHALVQRLQCWPGGLLLISHDRRLLAQMEVIAELSSHGLSLYSGSYGGYQQSQQQRAQLALDELARSKQARKRSEHALRDQQERQERKQARGEKQGKHANQAKILLGRAKQRAEASTGKLLAQHADARQALNARVSEAAQAIDWQASAIHWHLPPAALAPARSNDAIVAELQALQSPRLPGAAPLDLQLRAGQRLAITGPNGSGKSSLLQILAGQLAPSAGQRQVHARCAMLDQQQSLLPPDCSVLSHLQRHNPQTPDGVLRMRLAQLGLDARHTLQPSGQLSGGERLKAAMACALYRDDPAPLLLLDEPDNHLDLPSLQALEQMLRSYPGCLVIVSHDEALLDALALTHRLAWDDGRWQLAPWRSDIPT from the coding sequence ATGACAGACACGCATTTGACGCTGCACGGCGTCTCCTATTCGCTGCCGCAAGGCCAGCCGCTCTTTTCAGATCTCCACACCCGCTTTGACCGCCAGCACACCGCGCTGGTGGGCCGCAATGGCGTGGGCAAAACCGTGCTGGCCAGACTGCTGGCTGGCCAGCTTGCACCAACCAGCGGCCGCATCAGCCGCGCGGGCCACATCCACTATCTGCCACAGAACTTGCTGGCGCAGCAGCCGGGACAAAGCATTGCCGCGCTGGCCGGGCTGGCGCCGGCACTGGCCGCCTTGCAGCGCATCGAGCAAGGCAGCATCGACCCGCAGGACTTTGCCTTGCTGGCTGAGCGCTGGGATCTGCGCCAGCAGTTCCAGACCCTGCTGCAAGACAGCGGTTTGCCTGCGCTTCCCGCCGACACCCCCGCCAACACACTGAGCGGCGGCCAGGCCATGCGCGTGGCGCTGTTGGGCGCGGAGTTGGCGCAGGCCGATTTTTTGATTCTGGACGAGCCCAGCAACCACCTCGATGCCGCCGCCCGGCACGCGCTGGTGCAGCGCTTGCAGTGCTGGCCTGGCGGTCTGCTGCTGATCAGCCATGACCGGCGCCTGCTCGCGCAGATGGAGGTGATCGCTGAGCTGAGCAGCCATGGACTGAGCCTGTACAGCGGCTCCTACGGCGGCTACCAACAATCACAGCAGCAGCGCGCACAGCTGGCGCTGGATGAACTGGCCCGCAGCAAGCAAGCGCGCAAGCGCAGCGAACACGCCCTGCGCGACCAGCAAGAGCGCCAGGAACGCAAACAGGCCCGGGGCGAGAAGCAGGGCAAGCATGCCAACCAAGCCAAGATTCTGCTGGGCCGCGCCAAGCAACGCGCCGAGGCATCCACCGGCAAGCTGCTGGCCCAGCATGCCGATGCCCGCCAAGCGCTGAACGCGCGCGTCAGCGAGGCCGCCCAGGCCATCGACTGGCAAGCCAGCGCCATCCACTGGCATCTGCCGCCAGCGGCTTTGGCACCCGCGCGCAGCAACGATGCCATCGTCGCCGAGCTGCAAGCCCTGCAATCGCCCCGCCTGCCCGGCGCAGCACCGCTGGACCTGCAACTGCGCGCCGGCCAGCGCCTGGCCATCACGGGCCCCAACGGCAGCGGCAAAAGCAGCCTGCTCCAGATCCTTGCCGGCCAACTGGCCCCCAGCGCCGGACAGCGGCAGGTGCATGCGCGCTGCGCCATGTTGGACCAGCAGCAAAGTCTGCTGCCGCCGGACTGCAGCGTACTCAGCCACCTGCAGCGGCACAACCCGCAGACACCAGACGGCGTGCTGCGCATGCGCCTGGCGCAGCTGGGGCTGGACGCCCGGCATACCCTGCAGCCCAGCGGCCAGCTGAGCGGAGGAGAGCGGCTCAAAGCCGCCATGGCCTGCGCGCTGTACCGCGACGATCCCGCCCCATTGCTGCTGCTCGATGAGCCCGACAACCACCTTGATCTCCCATCGCTGCAGGCGCTGGAGCAGATGCTGCGCAGCTACCCGGGTTGCCTGGTCATCGTCTCGCATGACGAGGCGCTGCTCGATGCATTGGCCTTGACGCACCGGCTTGCGTGGGACGATGGCCGCTGGCAGTTGGCCCCCTGGAGAAGCGATATACCCACTTAG
- a CDS encoding M17 family peptidase N-terminal domain-containing protein, which yields MAAAVAVERGDIGQYRGVRLELVTVDATGAQVDLSCACMFTHEVDHQPMTGGLANLDAALGGQLAQARRDGAFRAQPLETLLITPPAGAAQAPSLLVIGMGHPEDWSPATSAAAVACALRVGHLRGARSIAIAPSILDTGIHSDEDVNGPMLHGFKTQLDALQQLHSLGLAPAPAIEHWVFDTGAAHFPHKLQQYQQAFAAMMR from the coding sequence ATGGCAGCAGCAGTAGCAGTAGAACGTGGCGATATCGGACAGTACCGTGGTGTGCGCCTGGAACTGGTGACCGTGGATGCCACCGGCGCGCAGGTGGACCTGTCCTGCGCCTGTATGTTCACGCATGAAGTGGACCACCAGCCCATGACAGGCGGGCTGGCCAACCTCGATGCAGCCCTGGGCGGCCAGCTGGCCCAGGCCCGGCGCGATGGCGCCTTCCGCGCCCAGCCACTGGAGACCTTGCTGATCACCCCGCCTGCGGGTGCCGCGCAAGCCCCCTCCCTCCTGGTGATCGGCATGGGCCACCCGGAAGACTGGAGCCCAGCGACCAGTGCCGCAGCCGTCGCCTGCGCGCTGCGCGTGGGCCATCTGCGCGGTGCCCGCAGCATCGCCATCGCGCCCAGCATTCTGGACACTGGCATCCACTCCGATGAAGACGTCAACGGCCCCATGCTGCATGGCTTTAAAACCCAGCTCGATGCCTTGCAGCAGTTGCACAGCCTGGGGCTGGCGCCCGCGCCTGCGATCGAGCACTGGGTGTTTGACACCGGTGCCGCCCACTTCCCGCACAAGCTGCAGCAGTACCAGCAGGCCTTTGCCGCCATGATGCGCTGA